Proteins encoded within one genomic window of Saccharopolyspora pogona:
- the ltrA gene encoding group II intron reverse transcriptase/maturase — protein MSVPPAKLTPRNPGITTNFNPTPPHHPEIPTHVCKKEHYETTVPTVADRIAQTVVRMYLEPKVEPIFHPDSYGYRPGKSALDAVAACRQRCWRSDWVIDLDIRKFFDTVPWNLVLKAVAHHVKPDQRWILLYVERWLKAPLQKRDGVLVARERGTPQGSAISPLLANLFMHYAFDAWMSREHPGIWFERYVDDAVVHCRSEKQARYIRDAIAARLKQVGLELHPDKTRIVYCKDADRTGSYEHVKFTFLGYEFRPRLAKNRHGKHFVSFLPAVSSEAMKAMGREIRSWHWAKRSDKSLDDLARMFNSIVQGWINYYGRFYKSRLLYFLRRLNEHLVRWACRKYKHRLRNRERRAMRWLAGVFRRSPRLFAHWRLGARPDNWAMGAG, from the coding sequence TTGTCGGTACCCCCTGCCAAACTCACACCCAGAAACCCCGGCATCACAACAAATTTCAACCCGACCCCCCCACACCATCCAGAAATCCCTACACACGTCTGCAAAAAGGAGCACTATGAAACCACCGTCCCGACCGTGGCCGACCGGATCGCTCAGACGGTGGTGCGGATGTATCTGGAGCCGAAGGTCGAGCCGATCTTCCATCCGGACTCGTATGGCTACCGGCCGGGCAAGTCCGCGTTGGATGCGGTCGCCGCTTGCCGTCAGCGTTGCTGGCGCAGCGACTGGGTGATCGATTTGGACATCCGGAAATTCTTCGACACTGTTCCCTGGAACCTCGTGCTCAAGGCGGTCGCCCACCACGTCAAACCAGATCAACGCTGGATCCTGCTTTATGTGGAGCGGTGGCTCAAAGCGCCGCTGCAGAAGCGGGACGGTGTTCTGGTCGCCCGGGAACGCGGAACTCCCCAGGGTTCGGCGATCAGCCCCTTGCTCGCGAACCTGTTCATGCACTACGCGTTCGATGCCTGGATGTCGAGGGAACACCCCGGAATCTGGTTCGAACGCTACGTGGATGACGCGGTGGTGCACTGCCGCAGTGAGAAGCAAGCCCGGTACATCCGGGACGCGATCGCTGCCCGGCTGAAGCAAGTGGGGCTGGAACTGCATCCGGACAAGACCCGGATCGTTTACTGCAAGGACGCGGACCGGACTGGCTCGTATGAGCACGTCAAGTTCACGTTCCTGGGGTATGAGTTCCGGCCTCGGCTGGCCAAGAACAGGCATGGTAAGCACTTTGTGTCGTTCCTGCCCGCGGTCAGCAGCGAGGCGATGAAGGCCATGGGCCGGGAGATTCGTTCCTGGCACTGGGCCAAGCGCAGTGACAAGTCCCTCGACGACCTTGCCCGGATGTTCAACAGCATCGTGCAAGGGTGGATCAACTATTACGGGCGCTTCTACAAGTCCAGGCTGCTCTACTTCCTCCGGCGGCTCAACGAGCACCTGGTGCGATGGGCCTGCCGGAAGTACAAACATCGGCTACGCAACCGGGAACGCCGGGCGATGAGATGGCTCGCTGGGGTCTTCCGCAGATCCCCGCGCCTGTTCGCCCACTGGCGACTCGGAGCACGTCCTGACAACTGGGCAATGGGAGCCGGATGA
- a CDS encoding tyrosine-type recombinase/integrase encodes MNTEAGIRLEEHDGGWALAGPAASGFGLVDEYLAHLADRNYSPKTVRAYGYDLLAFCRWLVAEEQPLPEVTTEVLLRFLRACREATVPGRPGPNVITLSGRRMDQYAVTTINRRLAAISGLFGFAAMRDPDMKNPVPKGKEARWRVAGERSGMLAHTVRRPKNRSSLRLREPGRLPTALSQSDAAELLASFHTWRDRAIAGLMLYCGLRSAEVLGLNIADVDIGGRWLQVLGKGQRERRVPLDPDVGSVIQVYLLAERPESGSPRLFLVAKGPNRGQPLTAAGLRTIFRYHRGITGIVGGHPHALRHTFGTALAEAGVDLAVMQALLGHAHVDTTARYIHLAPAHVKAEFDAARDRLRSQSQQ; translated from the coding sequence ATGAACACCGAGGCCGGTATTCGGCTTGAGGAACACGACGGTGGCTGGGCGTTGGCCGGGCCGGCCGCGTCGGGGTTTGGGTTGGTGGATGAGTACTTGGCTCATCTGGCCGATCGGAACTACTCACCGAAGACCGTGCGGGCCTATGGTTACGACCTTTTGGCGTTCTGCCGGTGGCTCGTTGCCGAGGAGCAGCCGTTGCCGGAGGTGACCACCGAGGTGCTGTTGCGGTTCTTGCGTGCCTGCCGTGAGGCGACGGTTCCGGGCCGGCCGGGGCCGAACGTGATCACGTTGTCGGGGCGTCGGATGGATCAGTACGCCGTCACGACGATCAATCGTCGGTTGGCGGCGATCTCGGGTTTGTTCGGGTTCGCGGCGATGCGGGACCCGGACATGAAAAATCCTGTCCCCAAGGGCAAGGAGGCCCGCTGGCGGGTAGCGGGTGAGCGCAGCGGGATGCTCGCACATACCGTTCGTCGGCCGAAGAACCGCTCGTCGCTGCGGCTTCGGGAGCCCGGCCGCCTGCCCACGGCGCTGTCGCAGTCCGATGCGGCGGAGCTGTTGGCGAGCTTCCACACATGGCGGGACAGGGCGATCGCGGGCTTGATGCTGTATTGCGGGCTGCGCTCCGCCGAAGTGCTGGGCCTGAACATCGCCGATGTCGATATCGGCGGCCGATGGCTGCAGGTGCTCGGTAAGGGCCAGCGGGAACGCCGCGTCCCGCTGGACCCTGATGTCGGCTCGGTCATCCAGGTGTATTTGCTGGCCGAGCGGCCGGAATCCGGCAGTCCTCGCCTGTTTCTCGTGGCCAAGGGACCGAACCGGGGCCAGCCGTTGACCGCGGCCGGGCTGCGCACGATCTTCCGCTATCACCGTGGAATCACCGGCATCGTCGGAGGACATCCCCACGCGCTGCGACACACCTTCGGCACCGCCCTGGCCGAAGCGGGGGTTGATCTCGCGGTGATGCAAGCCCTGCTCGGCCACGCTCATGTCGACACCACCGCCCGCTACATCCATCTGGCTCCGGCCCACGTGAAAGCAGAATTCGATGCCGCTCGCGATCGCCTCCGCTCCCAATCCCAGCAATGA
- a CDS encoding DUF6262 family protein, protein MTKTSTLNRVERACTQLIHDGHAVTFTAIAARTGLGRTTLYRNPTLRAVIEHHRHQTSTNGTLTGFTDEIATLRTALDALATRVRHHEEQLRRLTARND, encoded by the coding sequence ATGACCAAAACCAGCACTCTCAACCGCGTCGAACGCGCCTGCACACAACTCATCCACGACGGCCACGCCGTCACCTTCACGGCCATTGCTGCTCGCACCGGACTGGGCCGCACCACCCTCTACCGCAACCCCACCCTCCGCGCCGTCATCGAACACCACCGACACCAGACCAGCACTAACGGCACCCTCACCGGCTTCACCGACGAGATCGCCACCCTCCGCACCGCACTCGACGCCCTCGCCACCCGAGTACGCCACCACGAAGAACAACTCCGACGCCTCACAGCCAGAAACGACTGA
- a CDS encoding IS3 family transposase (programmed frameshift), whose product MAAARKYPVELKERAVGMVRDLERELGPGRGAIARVAQQLGVNPEALRYWLRQDDQGRRPSGERAAGSVSEADVRIAELERENRELRRANEILKAASAFFRTGTGPSTAEIAGFVDTYRSEFGVAPVCEVIGFAVSTYYATKKRQGQPSDRRSRDEELIPEIRAVWEQQGKGMYGARKVWKQLLREGVKVARCTVERLMRAEGMTGVVATRHRPRTTIPGNADTRPRDLVERDFRAPAPNQLWVTDVTYVDILDGDFCYTAFVTDAFSRAIVGWQVSDNLRTELALDALDMALWSRKEHLSKALVHHSDRGVQYTSIRYGKRLADAGIERSVGSTGDSYDNALAESVNALYKKELIARNGPWKDAGGVTLATAEWVYWYNHERLHSWCGDRPPMEFEQAFRQRRHVQPPTAA is encoded by the exons ATGGCAGCGGCGAGGAAGTACCCGGTGGAGTTGAAGGAACGCGCGGTGGGGATGGTGCGTGATCTGGAGCGGGAGCTGGGTCCGGGGCGTGGGGCGATCGCGCGGGTGGCCCAGCAGTTGGGGGTCAATCCGGAGGCGTTGCGGTACTGGTTACGTCAGGACGATCAGGGGCGGCGGCCCTCGGGCGAGCGGGCGGCGGGCTCGGTATCGGAGGCTGACGTGCGGATCGCGGAATTGGAGCGGGAGAACCGCGAGCTTCGCCGGGCGAACGAGATCCTGAAAGCGGCTTCTGCTTTTT TTCGCACGGGAACTGGACCCTCGACCGCCGAGATAGCTGGGTTCGTCGATACCTACCGTAGCGAATTCGGTGTCGCCCCGGTGTGCGAGGTGATCGGATTTGCGGTGTCGACGTATTACGCGACGAAGAAACGTCAGGGGCAGCCGTCGGATCGCCGGTCGCGGGATGAGGAACTGATCCCGGAGATCCGGGCGGTCTGGGAACAGCAGGGCAAAGGGATGTACGGGGCCCGGAAAGTGTGGAAACAGCTCTTACGCGAGGGAGTGAAGGTGGCGCGGTGCACGGTTGAGAGACTGATGCGCGCCGAAGGCATGACCGGGGTCGTGGCCACACGGCACCGGCCGCGGACGACGATCCCCGGCAATGCGGACACCAGGCCGCGTGACCTGGTGGAACGAGATTTCAGGGCGCCGGCGCCGAACCAGCTGTGGGTCACCGATGTGACCTATGTGGACATTCTCGATGGTGATTTCTGCTATACCGCTTTCGTGACGGATGCGTTTTCCCGCGCGATCGTGGGCTGGCAGGTGTCGGACAACCTGAGAACCGAGCTTGCGCTAGACGCGCTCGATATGGCATTGTGGTCCCGGAAAGAACATCTCAGTAAAGCATTGGTACATCACAGCGATCGAGGTGTTCAATACACCTCGATCCGTTACGGGAAACGGCTCGCCGACGCCGGGATCGAACGATCCGTTGGCAGTACGGGCGATTCCTACGACAATGCGCTGGCAGAGTCGGTCAACGCTCTCTACAAAAAGGAACTCATCGCCCGGAACGGCCCATGGAAAGACGCCGGCGGGGTCACCTTGGCGACCGCGGAATGGGTTTACTGGTATAATCATGAACGGTTGCACTCCTGGTGCGGCGACAGGCCACCGATGGAGTTCGAGCAAGCCTTCCGGCAACGCAGACACGTGCAGCCCCCGACAGCGGCATAG
- a CDS encoding RNA-dependent RNA polymerase family protein, translated as MSGPKLQDKPFQIDKFVVWEAFQRVKANKGAAGVDEQSIEEFEADRDRNLYKIWNRLSSGSYFPPPVKAVEIPKAGGKGVRVLGVPTEAAYCRVVQC; from the coding sequence GTGAGCGGACCGAAGTTGCAGGACAAGCCGTTTCAGATCGACAAGTTCGTGGTCTGGGAAGCGTTTCAGAGGGTCAAGGCGAACAAGGGCGCGGCGGGAGTCGACGAGCAGTCGATCGAGGAGTTCGAGGCTGACCGGGACCGGAATCTGTACAAGATCTGGAACCGGCTGTCCTCGGGTTCCTACTTCCCGCCCCCGGTGAAGGCGGTGGAGATTCCGAAAGCGGGAGGCAAAGGGGTTCGTGTGCTCGGAGTACCGACGGAGGCGGCATACTGCCGCGTCGTCCAGTGCTGA
- a CDS encoding DUF5372 family protein produces the protein MCSEYRRRRHTAASSSADLGFVVVTHPFHPLRGQRLGVLYVKRRAGDTVFVCSGGVSGQITVPQAWTDRGEPPQEHRLSAAGLAALVAVTRALGVVD, from the coding sequence GTGTGCTCGGAGTACCGACGGAGGCGGCATACTGCCGCGTCGTCCAGTGCTGATTTGGGTTTTGTTGTTGTTACACATCCGTTTCATCCGCTGAGGGGGCAGCGGCTGGGGGTTCTCTACGTCAAGCGGCGGGCCGGGGACACGGTGTTCGTGTGTTCCGGCGGTGTCAGCGGGCAGATCACCGTCCCGCAGGCGTGGACCGATCGCGGTGAGCCGCCGCAAGAGCATCGGTTATCGGCGGCGGGTTTGGCCGCGCTGGTCGCGGTGACACGCGCGCTGGGAGTTGTTGATTGA
- a CDS encoding group II intron maturase-specific domain-containing protein codes for MSREVQVRFCESRAVRSRPATHLVVCCHSRQQAEQVKAKLAAWLAPKGLAFNEAKTRIVRLDNEGFQFLGFHLRRYPTGKLLIKPSVPAVKRFRKRLAREFRTLRGANVAAVLAKITPIVRGWVAYYRTVVSDIVELGDG; via the coding sequence ATGAGTCGAGAGGTTCAAGTCCGGTTCTGCGAGAGCCGGGCGGTGCGATCCCGCCCGGCCACTCACCTGGTCGTGTGCTGTCATTCCAGGCAGCAGGCCGAGCAGGTCAAGGCGAAGCTGGCCGCATGGTTGGCGCCCAAAGGGCTGGCTTTCAACGAGGCCAAGACCCGGATCGTGCGCCTCGACAATGAGGGATTCCAGTTCCTGGGGTTCCATCTACGTCGCTACCCCACCGGCAAGCTGTTGATCAAACCGAGCGTCCCGGCCGTCAAGAGGTTCCGAAAACGGCTCGCCCGGGAGTTCCGCACGCTTCGCGGGGCCAACGTCGCGGCGGTTCTGGCGAAGATCACCCCGATCGTTCGGGGCTGGGTCGCCTACTATCGCACGGTGGTGTCCGACATTGTTGAGTTAGGAGATGGGTAA
- a CDS encoding transposase, with the protein MPPRKRRSFTAEYKVEAAHRVIDSGRTIAEVARELGLNDGLLNNWVKDERRRIAAAEAHGEKPLEAAERAELLRLRRQVAELEKDNAFLVKASAYFAAMQKKPNGSI; encoded by the coding sequence ATGCCTCCTCGTAAGCGTCGGTCGTTCACGGCCGAGTACAAGGTCGAGGCTGCGCATCGTGTGATCGATTCCGGCCGCACGATCGCTGAAGTGGCTCGTGAGTTGGGTCTCAACGACGGGTTGCTGAATAACTGGGTCAAGGATGAGCGGCGCAGGATCGCCGCGGCCGAGGCTCACGGCGAAAAGCCTTTGGAGGCTGCGGAACGCGCCGAGTTGCTACGGTTGCGCAGACAGGTCGCCGAGCTGGAGAAGGACAACGCGTTCCTGGTAAAAGCCTCGGCGTACTTTGCCGCGATGCAGAAGAAACCGAACGGTTCGATCTGA
- a CDS encoding tyrosine-type recombinase/integrase, protein MPLAIASAPNPSNDLHIAYLDYLQQTGRGNAAYSWAARVFFGRWPDPRGWVAESLETRLSAGSSTRPIITFLMLHRVLQPGYDYLLERKLSSIWREIKDSPLRPDLDRFMTAAAELGFTERVRFATGSQVPVRLLIQTGRSLDRITVADLDEFRAACQERETRTGKGNKHYLAAASNAQRVLFHLGIVDELPRSGGPVPFTQRLSGLQPPIRETMIAYLERKRATCQPKTVSAIATRLKHFGVFLADIDPELGSIAELDRRKHIEPYLTSLVDAISAKNNELITVADRSRRVLALMGFLTDITEWGWPQAPPRKLMFRDDVPKLPHTLPRYLPVDIDRRLTEVLTEGPGNELAATTLRLQRACGLRIGEVLDLELDCVHEVPDHGHWLKIPLGKLETERMIPIDDDILDLIDHITAIRSHGRPMPHPRYRRPAQFLFTHHGRRLSQSAVRHELNRAAQAAGLDHLTPHQLRHTYATALVNAGVSLQALMALLGHVSAEMSLRYGRLFDTTVRAEYERGLDLAKQQARTSTTGRIGLPLADITGGADWKDTPLLKSRLAGGFCLRAPAQDACPYANICEHCPSFHTEASSLPILAAQRVDAEALARDAEQRGWITEAQRHQRLIARLDTLINEAQAG, encoded by the coding sequence ATGCCGCTCGCGATCGCCTCCGCTCCCAATCCCAGCAATGATCTGCACATCGCCTATCTGGACTATCTTCAGCAGACAGGACGGGGAAACGCTGCCTACTCGTGGGCGGCTCGGGTGTTCTTCGGGCGCTGGCCGGACCCGCGAGGGTGGGTGGCCGAGTCGTTGGAGACTCGCTTGTCGGCTGGGAGCTCGACTCGGCCGATCATCACGTTCCTGATGCTGCACCGGGTGCTGCAACCGGGCTATGACTATCTGCTGGAACGCAAACTCTCCAGCATCTGGCGGGAAATCAAAGACTCACCGCTGAGACCAGACCTCGATCGGTTCATGACCGCGGCCGCCGAGCTCGGGTTCACCGAACGGGTCCGGTTCGCCACCGGCTCCCAAGTGCCGGTCCGGCTGCTCATCCAGACTGGACGGTCGCTGGACCGGATCACCGTGGCCGATCTGGACGAGTTCCGGGCTGCGTGTCAGGAGCGCGAGACGCGAACTGGCAAGGGCAACAAGCACTATCTGGCGGCGGCCAGTAACGCCCAGCGCGTGCTGTTTCACCTGGGAATCGTCGATGAGCTGCCACGCTCGGGCGGCCCGGTCCCGTTCACGCAAAGGCTTTCCGGCCTACAGCCACCGATCCGCGAGACGATGATCGCCTATTTGGAACGCAAACGGGCAACCTGCCAACCGAAAACGGTGTCGGCGATCGCAACCCGGCTCAAACACTTCGGAGTGTTCCTGGCCGACATCGACCCCGAACTCGGGTCCATCGCCGAGCTCGATCGCCGCAAACACATCGAGCCCTACCTGACGTCGCTGGTCGACGCGATCAGCGCGAAGAACAATGAGCTCATCACCGTCGCGGACCGGTCCCGGCGAGTGCTCGCACTGATGGGCTTTCTGACCGACATCACCGAGTGGGGCTGGCCGCAAGCACCACCCCGCAAGCTGATGTTCCGCGACGATGTCCCCAAACTCCCGCATACCCTGCCCCGCTATCTACCAGTCGACATCGACCGACGACTCACCGAGGTGCTCACCGAAGGGCCCGGCAACGAACTGGCCGCAACAACCCTGCGACTGCAACGCGCCTGCGGGCTGCGCATCGGAGAGGTCCTCGACCTCGAACTCGACTGCGTCCACGAAGTCCCCGACCACGGCCACTGGCTGAAAATCCCGCTCGGCAAACTGGAAACAGAGCGGATGATCCCCATCGATGACGACATCCTCGACCTGATCGACCACATCACCGCCATCCGCTCCCACGGACGACCCATGCCGCACCCCCGCTACCGGCGTCCCGCCCAGTTCCTGTTCACCCACCACGGCCGGCGACTGTCCCAAAGCGCAGTCCGTCACGAACTCAACCGCGCTGCTCAGGCCGCGGGACTTGACCACCTCACCCCGCACCAGCTCCGCCACACCTACGCCACCGCCCTGGTCAACGCCGGGGTCTCACTCCAAGCACTGATGGCGCTGCTGGGCCATGTTTCCGCCGAAATGAGCCTGCGCTACGGGCGACTGTTCGATACCACCGTCCGAGCCGAATACGAACGAGGCCTCGACCTCGCCAAACAACAGGCCCGCACCTCCACCACCGGCAGGATCGGCCTGCCACTGGCCGACATCACCGGCGGAGCCGACTGGAAAGACACCCCACTGCTCAAATCCCGCCTCGCCGGCGGATTCTGCCTGCGCGCACCCGCCCAAGACGCCTGCCCCTACGCCAACATCTGCGAGCACTGCCCCAGCTTCCACACCGAAGCCAGCTCGCTGCCCATCCTCGCAGCCCAGCGCGTCGACGCCGAAGCACTGGCCCGCGACGCCGAACAACGCGGCTGGATCACCGAAGCCCAACGACACCAACGACTCATCGCCCGACTCGACACCCTGATCAACGAGGCCCAAGCAGGATGA
- a CDS encoding reverse transcriptase N-terminal domain-containing protein, translating into MNGPAGPDSVFDGDAWDQVNWREHEERVRRLRRRIFKAVKGGDLATVRNLQKLVLRSWSNTLISVRQVTQRNTGRRTAGVDGQVALTSQARAEVAMRVHATRSSWRPMAVR; encoded by the coding sequence GTGAACGGACCTGCGGGCCCGGACTCGGTTTTCGATGGTGATGCCTGGGATCAGGTGAATTGGCGGGAACACGAGGAGCGGGTACGGCGGCTGCGGCGCAGGATTTTCAAGGCGGTGAAGGGCGGGGACCTGGCCACGGTCAGGAACCTGCAAAAGTTGGTTCTGCGGTCCTGGTCGAACACGCTGATCAGCGTGCGGCAGGTCACGCAACGCAATACGGGCCGGCGGACCGCGGGGGTTGATGGGCAGGTCGCGTTGACCAGCCAGGCTCGGGCCGAGGTGGCGATGCGGGTGCACGCCACCCGAAGCTCATGGCGGCCCATGGCGGTTCGGTGA
- a CDS encoding recombinase family protein, which yields MVNGDGKITSEHRSRQAVVYLRQSSMAQVREHTESTTRQYGLVEEAVRLGWARAEVVVIDTDLGVSGRWGVVRAGFTELVGRVCSGEVGAIFGIEISRLARSNAEVARLMEFAAITKTLLIDADGIYDPGDVNDRMLLGMKSTIGEVELHVMAQRLHAAKKAAAARGELRTPLPVGLVYDEAGDVVIDPDAEVQAAIRDLFAAFEQTGSAYGVVAVFTERRFPLRAYGGVWAGQLRWGKLTHARVLGVLKNPGYAGAYVHGRYTSRRRVDPDGTVHTGLVERPRAEWPVLIKDHHPGYITWEQFLLNEAKLAANRTNAGARPPREGSALCQGIITCGSCGKPMRTNYHTDSRSSYECSSRADRLTTSTCRSVASSTVDDAVVGQLLAALNPTEVALALAAADQVTDRHQRVNRAAELAVERARYDADRAERAFHAVEPENRLVARSLEARWEVKLAALAEAEQALAAATDTQPPLPGRAELEQLTADLPGLWHAPTTSNKDRKRLLRTLIADITLLPEPDHDKVAIGIRWHTGATDELRVARAVHPGTAKRSPSPAVEMVTRLGPTTPTAELADILNAAGLTTGHGRPFDIKAVQWIRHVYHIPAPAAYAEGEISVAQAAERLGCSTGVIYYWIETGQLHAHRGSGNRLCIPWNGQVQHACNRRIAASGHLNPAARRSKPRTRH from the coding sequence ATGGTGAACGGCGACGGCAAGATCACCAGCGAACACCGCTCGCGCCAGGCGGTGGTCTATCTACGGCAGTCGTCGATGGCGCAGGTGCGGGAGCACACCGAGTCCACCACACGCCAGTACGGGCTGGTGGAGGAGGCGGTGCGGCTGGGATGGGCACGGGCCGAGGTGGTCGTGATCGACACCGATCTGGGGGTCTCGGGCCGGTGGGGCGTGGTCCGGGCCGGGTTCACCGAGCTGGTGGGCCGGGTGTGTTCCGGCGAGGTGGGAGCGATTTTCGGGATCGAGATCTCCCGGCTGGCCCGCTCGAATGCCGAGGTGGCCCGGCTGATGGAGTTCGCCGCGATCACCAAGACTCTGCTGATCGACGCCGACGGCATCTACGACCCCGGCGATGTCAACGACCGGATGCTGCTGGGCATGAAGAGCACCATCGGCGAGGTCGAGCTGCACGTGATGGCGCAGCGGCTGCACGCGGCCAAGAAGGCTGCTGCCGCCCGCGGCGAGCTGCGCACCCCGTTACCGGTCGGGTTGGTCTACGACGAGGCCGGCGACGTCGTGATCGACCCCGATGCCGAGGTCCAGGCCGCGATCCGTGACCTGTTCGCCGCGTTCGAGCAGACCGGCTCGGCCTACGGGGTGGTGGCCGTCTTCACCGAGCGGCGGTTCCCGCTGCGTGCCTACGGCGGGGTCTGGGCCGGGCAGCTGCGCTGGGGCAAGCTCACCCACGCCCGCGTGCTGGGTGTGCTGAAGAACCCCGGCTACGCCGGGGCCTACGTGCACGGCCGCTACACCTCCCGCCGCCGGGTCGACCCCGACGGAACGGTCCACACCGGACTGGTCGAGCGGCCGCGCGCCGAGTGGCCGGTGCTGATCAAAGACCACCACCCCGGCTACATCACCTGGGAGCAGTTTCTGCTCAACGAAGCAAAACTGGCGGCCAACCGCACCAACGCCGGGGCCCGCCCACCCCGCGAGGGTTCGGCGCTGTGTCAGGGCATCATCACCTGCGGGTCCTGCGGCAAGCCGATGCGCACCAACTACCACACCGACTCCAGGTCCTCCTACGAGTGTTCCTCCCGCGCGGACCGGCTCACCACCTCAACCTGCCGCTCCGTCGCATCATCCACAGTGGACGATGCGGTGGTCGGACAACTGTTGGCAGCGTTGAACCCCACCGAGGTCGCGCTCGCGCTCGCCGCCGCGGATCAGGTCACCGATCGGCACCAGCGGGTGAACCGGGCCGCCGAGCTCGCCGTCGAACGCGCCCGCTACGACGCCGACCGCGCCGAACGCGCATTCCACGCAGTGGAGCCGGAAAACCGGCTCGTCGCCCGCAGCCTCGAGGCCCGCTGGGAAGTCAAACTCGCCGCCCTGGCCGAGGCCGAACAGGCGCTGGCCGCCGCCACCGACACGCAGCCGCCCCTGCCTGGCCGGGCCGAGCTGGAGCAGCTGACTGCCGACCTGCCCGGGCTCTGGCACGCGCCCACCACCAGCAACAAGGATCGCAAACGGCTGCTGCGCACCCTCATCGCCGACATCACCCTGCTGCCCGAACCCGACCACGACAAGGTCGCCATCGGGATCCGCTGGCACACCGGCGCCACCGACGAACTGCGGGTGGCGCGCGCCGTTCACCCCGGTACCGCCAAACGCAGCCCCTCACCGGCAGTCGAGATGGTCACCCGGCTCGGCCCGACCACCCCCACCGCCGAGCTCGCCGACATCCTCAATGCCGCCGGACTCACCACCGGCCATGGGCGCCCGTTCGACATCAAAGCCGTCCAGTGGATCCGCCACGTCTACCACATCCCCGCCCCCGCGGCCTACGCCGAGGGCGAGATCAGCGTCGCCCAGGCCGCCGAACGGCTCGGCTGCAGCACCGGCGTCATCTACTACTGGATCGAAACCGGTCAGCTCCACGCGCACCGCGGCAGCGGCAACCGGCTCTGCATCCCCTGGAACGGCCAGGTCCAGCACGCCTGCAACCGCCGCATCGCCGCCTCCGGGCACCTCAACCCCGCCGCCCGCCGCAGCAAACCCCGAACCCGCCACTGA
- a CDS encoding IS3 family transposase translates to MVKYAGPDTLAETGTDTNRSEDAAGPFSVRRMARLLSVSASGYYAYVKRAAARRLTPRKQRRADLEVKITEVHKESGGTYGSPRITAELRARGEVVSEKTVAKIMAGIGVEGISPRTFKVKTTVADPKASFPPDLVDREFDQGRVDAVWLTDITYLSCGESEMYLCAVRDGHSRKVLGYSISEHIGSEMVTEAIDAAVATRGGRCRGTILHSDRGGEYTGHLTVKACFRHGLRRSMGATGISLLTG, encoded by the coding sequence ATGGTGAAGTACGCCGGCCCCGACACGCTCGCCGAGACCGGCACCGACACCAACCGCAGTGAAGACGCCGCCGGGCCGTTCTCGGTGCGTCGTATGGCGCGACTTCTGAGCGTGTCCGCGTCGGGCTACTACGCGTATGTCAAACGCGCAGCGGCGCGGCGGTTGACACCACGCAAGCAGCGCCGGGCAGACCTCGAGGTGAAAATCACCGAAGTACACAAAGAATCCGGCGGCACCTATGGGTCACCCCGCATCACCGCCGAACTGCGTGCGCGGGGCGAGGTGGTCAGCGAGAAGACCGTCGCCAAGATCATGGCCGGCATCGGGGTCGAGGGCATCAGCCCGCGCACGTTCAAGGTGAAAACCACCGTGGCCGACCCGAAGGCGTCGTTCCCGCCGGACCTCGTCGATCGGGAATTCGACCAGGGCCGCGTGGACGCGGTGTGGCTGACCGATATCACCTACCTGTCCTGCGGTGAGAGTGAGATGTATCTGTGCGCGGTCCGGGACGGGCATTCCCGGAAAGTGCTCGGCTACAGCATCTCCGAGCACATCGGCTCGGAGATGGTCACCGAGGCCATCGACGCCGCCGTCGCTACCCGGGGCGGCCGGTGCCGTGGCACGATCCTGCATTCCGATCGTGGCGGCGAGTACACTGGTCATCTAACGGTGAAAGCGTGTTTCCGGCACGGGCTGCGCCGGTCGATGGGCGCGACTGGGATCTCCCTCTTAACCGGCTAA
- a CDS encoding DUF6788 family protein, with protein sequence MNRHKNDLSGLSTRALLARRRRLVARLGDAERLLAGSLVEQTRRCGKPDCRCAAGEPHGPYAYFAPKTAGRGRLRYVPATLVEVVRRYLHTGGEVEAAVAEISAINAELLARRELR encoded by the coding sequence ATGAATCGACACAAGAACGATCTGTCGGGCTTGTCGACGCGGGCGTTGCTGGCACGCCGGCGGAGGCTGGTGGCTCGTCTGGGGGATGCGGAGCGGTTGCTGGCCGGGTCGCTGGTGGAGCAGACCCGGCGCTGCGGCAAGCCGGACTGCCGCTGCGCGGCCGGCGAGCCGCACGGCCCGTATGCGTATTTCGCGCCGAAAACCGCTGGCCGCGGGCGGTTGCGGTATGTGCCAGCGACGCTGGTGGAGGTGGTGCGCCGCTACCTGCACACCGGCGGCGAGGTGGAGGCGGCGGTGGCCGAGATTTCGGCCATCAATGCCGAGCTGCTGGCCCGGCGGGAGCTGCGATAG